The Candidatus Hydrogenedentota bacterium genomic sequence TGTCACGGCGGGCCTTGATCTCTTCGGGAGTCGCGCCGCGCTTCTCCGCTTCGTCCAGTTGGCCCCGCGCACGGGCGAAATCCTCCGCCACGATATTCATGTCCGCCATCTGAAGCCAGGGCAGGGGGCTGTCCGGGTACGCCTTCTGGGCCGCCTCGAAATAGGCCACCGCGCGCTGGGGCTGCTTCACCTGGATAGCGACTTCCGCCAGCCTCAACTCCGGCATGGCGCCCGGCGTCCCCGAGAGTCCGTGGCGCAGGTAGAGTTCAGCCGCCTCCCAGGCGCCCGTCACGGCGCAACGCCCGGACAACTGCTCCCAGGCCGTGGCGTTGCCGGCGCGGCTGGCGCCCCATTCCGCAAGAAAGTTCTCGCTTCCTTTGATGCGCGCGCTGACCATACCCAGCGTCGCCCAGGCTGCATCGCTCGACGGGGCCTGCTCCATCACCACTTGCAGCAGATAGAAGGCGGACATCAGATGTCCCTCGGCCAGCAGCAGGTCGACGCGGGCCAGAAGCCCTTCGATGCCCGCCGGATTCTGGCTCACGGCCGTATCCACACGCTGGCGCATGGTCTGAACCTGTTCCGCCATCTTGGTAAACTGATCGAACGGCGCCTTCAGCGGAGACTCCGCATCATCGCCCATGGCCGCCTTTACGAGGGGCAGGCCGGTTTCAAATTCGCCGAAGCTGGCCGCCAGCATTCCATAGCGCGCTTGCGCATCCACCGGGAGCGCCCCCAGACGCGCGGCCCTGCGGAAAGCCCGCAGCGCCCCGATGAGGAGATCCCGCTCCCCCGAATTGCGACCCACCTGTTCGAGACTGTAGCCCAGGTAGAGCGCCAGCTCCTGATCCTCGGGCAGGCGCGTGCTGGCCGTCTCCAGGAGCGGGCGCGCTTCGTCAAACTTGCCGAGGTTCACGGCCATGATACCCAGATTCTTCTCCGCCTCCGGGTCGCCCGGAATACGCTCCAGAACGGTCTTCCAGGTATTCGAGGCCGCGGTGAAGAGCTTCTCCCGGACCTGAAGGTTGTCGAGGGGAGCGAGTTCGGCCGCCGCCGACTGGAAGCGTCCCAGGGCCTGGAGGGGTTCCACGGATTCCGGGTGGCGTTCCAGCTCCTCGCCCCATAGCACCTCGGGCTGCTTCCACGCTTCGGTGCGTTGAAAGGCGAGGAAACCCAGCGCCAGAATCAACACCGCGACAACGCCGCTGGCCACGCGAAACGCGGACGGCGCCTGGATACGCACCAGGATCCAGGGCAACAGAATGGCCAATCCCGCGAAGGGCAGGTAGAGGTAGCGTGTCGTCTCCACGACCTCGGCCGGCGCGTAGCAGGCCGCGCTGAAGAGCCCCAGCAGCGCGAGCGCGATTGCATGGACAACGGCCCATTGGCGTCCCAGAAGCCCGAAGCCCAGTGCGACAATCAGCAAGAGCAGTCCGGCAATCCCGGCGATGAGGCCCGGCGCGAGGGGCAGAACCGAACTGCGCAGTGGCCATAACGTGGAAAGCAGTAAATTGCCGCTCAAATCGAGGAAAGCGTCCAGTCGCGCGCCCATTCCGTGGCTGATGACCGCCGGAGCAAAAAGTCCACTGGCCTCGCCGACCACCC encodes the following:
- a CDS encoding tetratricopeptide repeat protein — protein: MESAGQDEESSGNAALDKRLATGVLKGDTGTETAQVWISAFLIAALGFIVYLGSFSIPFQGDDLELFHESQSLHRVVTSTGALEQLPTSPLSVVGLAMGYAVTGGNVDGLHGLSILLHLCCAILVFLLARRMLPAGTPEAVAMVAGMFFVAHPLLTGTVNYLVAFPVLQSTFFGLLALNLLLRGAAQANFCLASLAGAVVAFVLAFGSDTTALLLPVVGIALLQMRSPGSGSQAYLRVSTSAMVLTTVALWVVGEASGLFAPAVISHGMGARLDAFLDLSGNLLLSTLWPLRSSVLPLAPGLIAGIAGLLLLIVALGFGLLGRQWAVVHAIALALLGLFSAACYAPAEVVETTRYLYLPFAGLAILLPWILVRIQAPSAFRVASGVVAVLILALGFLAFQRTEAWKQPEVLWGEELERHPESVEPLQALGRFQSAAAELAPLDNLQVREKLFTAASNTWKTVLERIPGDPEAEKNLGIMAVNLGKFDEARPLLETASTRLPEDQELALYLGYSLEQVGRNSGERDLLIGALRAFRRAARLGALPVDAQARYGMLAASFGEFETGLPLVKAAMGDDAESPLKAPFDQFTKMAEQVQTMRQRVDTAVSQNPAGIEGLLARVDLLLAEGHLMSAFYLLQVVMEQAPSSDAAWATLGMVSARIKGSENFLAEWGASRAGNATAWEQLSGRCAVTGAWEAAELYLRHGLSGTPGAMPELRLAEVAIQVKQPQRAVAYFEAAQKAYPDSPLPWLQMADMNIVAEDFARARGQLDEAEKRGATPEEIKARRDKLGAGQGSVPTGIQRTVIQ